GCCCGGAAGTCTGCCCGACAACGCTCTATGAAGTGGCCGATTGGCTGAAGACGCTGGGATCTGAGGGCAAAGACCTGAAGGCCTATTTCTTCTCGATCGACCCGGAGCGCGACACGCCGGAGGTCATGCACGGCTATGTCACGGCCTTTACCGACCGCATTACCGGTATCACCGGGAAACCGGAGGAAATGAAGAAGGTCGTCGATGGCTGGATGATCCATGCGAGCAAGCTGCCGAGTGAAGATGGCGATTACCACATGAGCCACACGGTGTCCTTGCTTCTCGTCGGCGCAGACGGTCGGTTGAAGGACATGATTCCCTACGGTCTCGACAAGCAACAGGCCATCACGAAAATCCGGGAGCTACTTTCGAACGGTCCTGGCGCAAAGACCGTCGGACAGCAGCTGAGCGACAGCCTCATTCTCCCTTCACCAGGACAACGATCATGAACCGTCGGGACTTCAATGTGCTTTTCACAGCAGCAGGCGCAGGCCTGCTGCTGAACAACGGCATCGCATCGGCTCAAACGCCACCCCCCTCACCGGATGGACCGGTTTTTGCCATGCTGGTCCACCCTAAGATGATCCTGCTGGATCTGCTCGGTCCGATGACCGTTTTCAACATCACCAGGGGAAAGATTCACCTGGTCTGGAAAGACCAGACGCCGGTATCGACGGATGTCGGTATTCCCGTCACAGCCACGACCACGTTCAAGAAGTGCCCTCGAAACGTCGATGTCTTCTTCATTCCTGGTGGACTTGTCGGCTCGACTGAACTGATGGAAGACGCGGAGACGCTTGACTTTGTCAGGGAAATGGCAGCTGGCGCAAAATATGTGACCGCCGTCTGCACGGGATCACTGGTCCTCGGCGCGGCAGGTTTACTCAAGGGCAAGAGAGCAACAACGCTCTGGAACGTCCGCGACCTCCTGCCAACATTCGGTGCAATTTCCGTCAATGAGCGCGTGGTAGAGGACGGCAATCTCATCACAGGCGGCGGGACCACCGCAGGGATCGATTTTGGCCTCTCCGTGGTTGCCAGATTGCGCGGGGAAGACCTTGCAAAGCGCATCCAGCTCATCATTGAATATGATCCCAAGCCGCCTTTTGACGCTGGCAGTCCCGACAAGGCCGGTCCTGACATCGCCAATGCCTTCCTGAAAATCCGCAAGCCCGCCATGGATGACGCAAAGGCCGCAGCGCAGCGGGCTGCTCGAAAGCTGTCGCTGTGATCGAACGCCTCCTCCCGTTGGCTCCTGCATACACTGTAAATCAGCACCGGAGATTTACCCCAATGACCTGTCCCGTAGATCTCTGATGTATTGAGATGAAATGAAGGTCGGATGGGGCCACGATCGGCGCCGATGAAGACCCCGCTCTCGCTGCCGGGTGAAGGACGCGCCTTGAATTGATCAAACGTTTCAAATCACGACTAAACGTAGACCGGATCGGGACCGAATGGAAATACGGCTCATTTCAGAGTGAAAATCAACAGCACCAGCTTTCTTAGGGCCAGGCGTATCCTCTTTCCCTTCAGGAGAGGCATTTGATACAGCAGACATGCATCAGCCACCGGTGGCTGACATATGCCGGCTGATCGTTGTCGGGGCGTTGGTTCGGTCGATCGCAAAGTCGTGCCCACGCGATTTGTCCAGGATTGCCTGGTTGATCGCGGCAAACAGATCCTGATCATGTGGCGACCGGCGCATCACCGCTTTGAGATCAACGGCGTCTTCCTGCCCCAGGCAAGTGTGAAGCACACCGGCAGCAGTTACGCGAACACGGTTGCAGCCTTCGCAGAAATTATGTGTCAGCGGCGTGATGAAGCCGATTGTTCCGCCGGTTTCGGCAATGCGGGCATAGCGCGCCGGGCCTCCCGTCCGCAGGGGAATATCTGTCAGTGACCAGCGGGTTTCAATCGTCTTGCGCAATTCGTTGAGTGGAAGATACTGATCGATGCGATCGACACCGATATCTCCAAGCGGCATGGTCTCGATCAGAGAAAGCATCATGCCGGGGCCATGAGCAAACGCGATAAGATCATGAATTTCCTGTTCGGTGCTGTCCCGGAGTGCTACCGAATTGATCTTGACCGCAAGCCCCGCTGCACGGGCCGCGTCGATGCCCTCAAGCACCGTGGTAAGCGAGCCACCCCGCGTCAAAGTGCGAAACCGCTCTGGCGCGAGTGTATCAAGCGAAACATTGAGGCGTCGAATACCCGCCTGCGCCAAGTCTTCAGCATAACGGGCAAGCTGAGTGCCGTTGGTTGTCAATGTCAGCTCTTGTAGCGGACCGCCTTGCAAATTGCGTCCTAGCGAGCGGATTAAGTCGATGATACCCTTGCGAACGAGAGGTTCACCACCCGTGAGGCGGATCCGCGTGACGCCGGATCGGATGAAGGCAACCGCAAGACGTTCCAGCTCATCAATCGACAGCACATCACGCTTCGGCATGAATGTCATGTTTTCCGGCATGCAATACATGCAGCGTAGATCGCAACGATCGGTCACTGAAAGACGTAGATAAGTCACGCGGCGACCGAACCGGTCGATCAGACCACACGAAGAAGGCAAGGCAGTCCCCGGGGTTAGCATGCTGTGCGTCTCTTTGTGACGACAGAAATCATCTGGTCGACAGACAAAAATTTTTCTCGGGGCTTTCCAGCAAGGCGGCCTTGCTCCAATTCCGCAGCATCGATAGCCTGCCACGACGCGAAATCGATGTGGACACCATGCTTACCGGCCAGCCTTGCGATCAAGGCATCGGCATCCGCGAGCACGCGATGACCATTGCTGGAAAGATCGGCAAGAACATGCTGCACGGTTTCGACTGCGCATGCCCTGTTGGTACCAATCGTGCCTTGTGGGCCGCGCTTGCTCCACCCACAAACATAGGTCGCTTGATGAGGGCCTCGTCCTGCTACATTGGCATGAACGCCCCTCGCCTCGTCATAGGCAACGCCCGGAACGGGCGCAGACCGTCTGCCGATGCTGGAAAATACGAGACCGCAGTCGATGGAAACCGGCATAGACTTATCGCCGGATAGGCTGGAGCCTCGGCTGAATACCATCCGCTCAACCCGATCTCTTCCCTCGATAGCGTGCGGCTGCAGATGGAACCGGAACACGCAACGCCGCTTCCGATCCGAGATCTGCGTCGAGAACGATGCCAGCATGCTGACAGCTGCCCTTTTCTCGGCGTCAGTGCCATCAGGCAAAGCGGCGACATCCGGCACCGGATCGTCCGGATCAAGGACGGGGTCGCAGTCCGAGAGCATGCTGAACTCCTGCAATTCCTTGGCCGAAAAGCGCGTTTCGAGCAGGCCACGACGCCCGACGACCTGCACCTCGCGGATCTTGCTTTCGGCTAAGGCCTCCAGCGCATGGGCCGCGATGTCGCTATGACGTAATTCGTCGGTCGTCTTCAGCAGGATGCGGGCAATATCGAGAGCGACATTTCCATGTCCGACAATCACCGCACGCTCACCGGAGAGGTCGAAGCAGCAATCGCGATAGTCAGGGTGACCGTTATACCAGCCGACGAAATCGCTAGCCTGGTGGCTTCCCGGCAGGCTCTCGCCAGGAATACCCATCTTTCGACCTAACGCAGCACCCGTCGCAAGAATGACGGCATGATAGCAATCAAACAGCGTGTCTATCGTCACGTCGATCCCCACGTCGATCCCGCCGACAAAGCGGAAGCCGGGCATGCTGGCAATACGATCGAATACGGCGGTCACCTGTTTTAATTTCGGATGATCCGGCGCCACGCCGAACCGCACCAGGCCATAGGGCACCGGCAGCCGCTCGAACATGTCGACTTGAATGTTGATCGGTGCTCTCAACAGAGCTTCGGCGGCGTAGAAGCCGCTCGGGCCTGCACCGACAATGGCGATGCGGAAAGGCGAAGCAGCCTTCGCGGCGGCGGCAATTGGGATGGTCATGATGTCAGAGCCTGCCGTCGCTCCTCAGCCCCTGGCAAGGGCGGTAGCCGACTGGCGACCACCGGCGTTTCTGCAGCGCGGCGACGATTGATTTCAATCCACTCTTGCTTGTCGGCTGGCAGGAGATAGGACGCATGAATGGCGCCGACGGGGCAAACAGGCGCACAACCACCGCAATCGATGCAGTTATCGGGATCGATATAGGTCATTTCCTCATCGATATGAAAACACTCGACGGGACATACAGTCACGCATTCCGTATAGCGGCATCCGGAGCATTGGTCGGTTACAACATAGGTCATGGTCAGCTTTCATCATATGTGGCAGACGATTTGGTGAACACGCCATCATCCGCCCGGAAAATCTTGAGGGAGTCAGGCCATTGCAACCTGGACCAGCGCATCGGAAAATGTCGGCGCCCGGCCGAGATCGGCATAGGCGGGCGGCGTCACGGCATGCACGGTCGCGCCCTTTCGGTTGGAGCGCTGCCAGTAGCCGGACGGAGCAACCACAACGCCACGCATGACATCGGGCGACAATGTCGCGAATGCCTCGAACATTCCGCGATCATTGAACACGCGGATCGGCGCTCCGGCGATGATACCGCGTTCGCTGGCGTCGTCAGGGTGCAGCAGCACCGCCTGTTCCTCGCCGGCCTGCGCAATCTGCGCTGGCAGATTCCCGTAATTCGAGTTGAGAAAGGCGTGGCTTTTCGGAGAAATCAGGCTGAGCGGATACTGCTGCGCCAGAACCGGATGGGTTGCGGGGCTCTCGTTGGGACGGATGTAATGCGGGAGCGGATCGACCGCTTCGCCCGATTGGTCGCCACCGTAACCCTGCCTGAACAGCGGGGCGACGAAATTGCCGCTTTCGGCGAGGGTTGATTTGAATTCGCATTTGCCCGTAGGTGTCGGAAAATTTCCGTCACGATGCGGCGCCCATCGGTCGGCAGCCGGCATGTTCAATCGCATATATCCCGACTGTTTCAATTGATCGAGCGTGATCCCTTCAAGAACGGGGCTTGCCCAATCCATCGATGCTTCGATCATCTCGTCGTCCGAGCGGAAGAAGAAGGGATCGTCGATGCCCAGTGCGCCGGCAAGGCGCCGGAACAATTCCGTGTTTGAAACCGCCTCGCCGAGCGGTTCGATCGCTGGATTGTTGTAGGACAGATAGAGATGGCCCCAGGAGAACATGATGTCCTTCTGTTCCAGCTGCGTGGTCGCTGGCAAAAGGATATCAGCATATCTGGCGGTGTCGGTGATGAAATGCTCGCTGACGACGGTGAATAGATCTTCCCGCCCCAGCCCCTGTTCCAGCTTTTCCTGCTCGGTGACCATGGCCATGGGATTGGCATTGTATACGAACAAGGCACGGATCGGAGGGTCCAGTTCAAGAGCGCCCGTCAGCGCCTGGCCAAGGCGCCAGGAATTGATCACCCGCATCTTCTCAGGCTGGAGATCGGGACGCATCAGCCCGCCCCAGTTTACCGGGAAGGCCCAGATCGGCAATTGCAGAAGCCCTCCGCCGACATGTTTCCATGCACCGATCAACGCTGGCAGGCAGGCAATGGCACGAACCGTCTGGCCACCGCCAGCATGACGTTCCACCGCCACCCCGATCCGCACGACCGCCGCAGGCGTGGTCGCGTATTCACGAGCCAGTTTCAGGATGTCATCAACGGGAATGCCGGTTTCCAAAGAGGCGAATTCCGGTGTGTATTCCGCCACCCGCTCAACCAGTTCGTCATATCCCAGCGTGTGCTTGTCGACATAGTCCCGATCCACCAGATTTTCCGTGATGATGACGTGCATCATGGCCATGGCCAGTGCCCCATCCGTGCCAGGCCGGATCGGAATGTGCCAGTCGGCAAGCCGCGCAGTGCGGGTACGCACCGGATCGATCACCACAAGTTTAGCACCGCTCTTTCGGGCTTCCTCAATGAAGGGCCAATGATGCGAATTGGTACTGAGCGTGTTGCAGGCCCAGAGAATGATATATTTGGAATGAACGAAGCTCTCGGGATCGACACCCGGTGTATGCCCAATCGTCATCATATAGGCCGTGCATGAGCCTGAATCACAGAAGGTGCGCTCGCTCACCGAGGCGCCCAGCTTGTTGAACAGAGGATCGCCGACATTGAGGCCATTGAGAATACCCTGCGTGCCAAGATAGCTGTAGGGCAATATCGCCTGAGCGCCGTGGGACGCGATGATATCCTTCCAGCGGATGGCGATCTCTTCGAGCGCGTCATCCCAAGAGATTCGAACGAACTGGCCGCTACCTTTAGGGCCGACGCGCCGCATCGGGTAAAGCAGGCGCTTATCGCTATAGACCCGATCCTGGTAATTGTTGACCTTCACGCAGAGCCGGCCGCGGGTGAAGGGATGGTCTGGATTGCCCCGCACAGCAAGCGCCTTGCCGTCCTCGACGGTCGTCAGGATCGAGCAGGTATCAGGACAGTCATGCGGACATGCACCTACAACAACAGAACGGGCCATCGCTTTTACCTCGCTTACACGCTTCGAATGGCGGCATTCTGCTGTAAAATTCAGCCCTCGGCGTTATCCAAAACTGCTTTTTACTGTTCCATTCCTGCGAAAACCCCCTCCTTGGATTCTGGCGCAAATCTTGCTTGTCTCTTGAGCCATATGTCGCGGCGCCAATCTGAAGGAGAGGCCAAGCCATGCTCGGACATTCCGTCGATAAATATGTGACCGGATCCATGCTGGAGACATCCAATGCCCACGGATGGACCAATATGCTCGCCGAGCGCTGGAGCCATGCGCCGGGTGAACTGCCTTCGCTCGTGCCACGCGAAACCGAAATTGCCATCCTGCTACGCGGTCGATCCGTGGTGGATCGTATCGGCGGCGGCATGCGCCAATACACCCAGGCGAGACCCGGCACGATCTGGCTCTGTCCTGCAGGGATCGAGGAAGAGTTCATAAACGTCACCGAATCGATCGATGACTGTCTGCACATCTTTCTGTCCGGGCAGCCTTTCGACGAGACAATCCTGCGCGAACACGATATTGATCCAGCCCGCGTGGAACTGCGCTACGAGAGCATCGCCAGCGACCCGTTCATTGAATTCATAGCGACCGAGATCCTCAAGGAAATGGCGGAGGAGAGCCCTGCCGGGCGGTTGCTGATGGAAACCCTGGCCATTTCCCTGTCTGCCCATCTCATCAAGCGGTATTCCGCAACCGACCTTCGTCCAAAACAGCCTTCAGCACAGGATCGGCCGCTAGACCAGAAGCGCCTTTCGCGGGTCAAGGACTATATAGACGCGCATCTGGAAAATGATTTCACGGTTGTCGATCTTGCCAGTATTGCCTGCATGAGCGTGGCGCACTTTGCCCGTAGTTTTAGGGCTGCAACCGGCAAGACTCCCCATAATTATGTGAGGGATTTGCGCCTCGAACTCGCAAAACAGCGCCTGACACGCGATGACAGCCATATCGCAGAGATCGCTTTTGCGGCAGGCTTCTCGTCACAGGCCAATTTCACAAAGGCCTTTCGGAGCGCTACCGGCCTCACTCCGGCGAAGTTCCGCGTTATGACAGCCCTTCGAACACCGCAACGGAACAAAAATTAGCCGCTCGTTCGTGAACGGGACAGATGCGCTTACAGGCTTTGGAATTGCTGACACCGCCAGCGAAATCAGACTTCATCGTTGAGCGACAATTCAGATTTTGGGGTAGATGTCCCGCACGTTTTTGTCGTCGCTCCGAAGAGACGCAAGAATAGAGGTATCGTTGGTCAGGGTTGATTGGACCGGAACCACCAACTGCAATCATGGTGTCAGGCAGTCCGGCGCTCGCCCGGACAGTATGCGCTACCCGATCCAATCGTTGAGAGTTCCAATTAATATCCAGTCAGGGAATACACTCTCCGCAGCCTCACACAAAAGCCGGTGCCGCCCGTCTCGACAGCGCTATTGTTAAGGACCCGTAAGGGCACGGCAAGCAGCCAATGTCGCCCCTCGCGATTGACGGCACATGGCTTTTCCGTCTCAGTTGTCGTGACCTGTTTTTGCCGCCACAAAATATGTTTTGCTATCCCAAAAATCCGCTTCCAGATAAGCGAATTTGGCGCATTTCTTGCTTTTCTGTTGTCAGTTTGTGACGTCCCAACAAAGGCAGCACGATATGCATATGAGGTGTTTCGATCTGGGTGAGATCAGGACGGCAGAGCGCTTTAGCTACTGGAGGGACGTTCTGTGCAACGTCTATGTCGCGCTCGATCCAGAAACACCGTCCAAAATGGACTTCCGAGGTGCTGTAACCGATCACCCGTTCGACGAAATCGGCATTTCGAATATCGCGTCGCTGAAACAGACCATTGCACGCACGACAAGCGGCATACGCCGCGACACGAATGCCTATTGTTTCCTCAATCTGCAAGTGGCCGGCACATGCCGCATCCGTCAGGGAAACCGCGATGCCATCACGATGCCCGGGGAGTTCACCGTCGTCGATTCGTCCGAACCGTTTCTTCTCGACTATACGAGCGACACTTGGGAACAATATGCGTTCAAGATCCCGAAGCATATGTTTGATTCCCATGTCGGCCACGAATTCGTGGCGCGCACAGTCACGGACCGCACAC
The window above is part of the Allorhizobium ampelinum S4 genome. Proteins encoded here:
- a CDS encoding SCO family protein, which translates into the protein MTRSPLIILALAVAGLFVTSLIGVMIWVAYDSPRPGPFRTQFELTDDRGNPVGPSIFHGSPALVYFGYTHCPEVCPTTLYEVADWLKTLGSEGKDLKAYFFSIDPERDTPEVMHGYVTAFTDRITGITGKPEEMKKVVDGWMIHASKLPSEDGDYHMSHTVSLLLVGADGRLKDMIPYGLDKQQAITKIRELLSNGPGAKTVGQQLSDSLILPSPGQRS
- a CDS encoding DJ-1/PfpI family protein, which translates into the protein MNRRDFNVLFTAAGAGLLLNNGIASAQTPPPSPDGPVFAMLVHPKMILLDLLGPMTVFNITRGKIHLVWKDQTPVSTDVGIPVTATTTFKKCPRNVDVFFIPGGLVGSTELMEDAETLDFVREMAAGAKYVTAVCTGSLVLGAAGLLKGKRATTLWNVRDLLPTFGAISVNERVVEDGNLITGGGTTAGIDFGLSVVARLRGEDLAKRIQLIIEYDPKPPFDAGSPDKAGPDIANAFLKIRKPAMDDAKAAAQRAARKLSL
- the moaA gene encoding GTP 3',8-cyclase MoaA, translating into MLTPGTALPSSCGLIDRFGRRVTYLRLSVTDRCDLRCMYCMPENMTFMPKRDVLSIDELERLAVAFIRSGVTRIRLTGGEPLVRKGIIDLIRSLGRNLQGGPLQELTLTTNGTQLARYAEDLAQAGIRRLNVSLDTLAPERFRTLTRGGSLTTVLEGIDAARAAGLAVKINSVALRDSTEQEIHDLIAFAHGPGMMLSLIETMPLGDIGVDRIDQYLPLNELRKTIETRWSLTDIPLRTGGPARYARIAETGGTIGFITPLTHNFCEGCNRVRVTAAGVLHTCLGQEDAVDLKAVMRRSPHDQDLFAAINQAILDKSRGHDFAIDRTNAPTTISRHMSATGG
- a CDS encoding FAD-dependent oxidoreductase; this encodes MTIPIAAAAKAASPFRIAIVGAGPSGFYAAEALLRAPINIQVDMFERLPVPYGLVRFGVAPDHPKLKQVTAVFDRIASMPGFRFVGGIDVGIDVTIDTLFDCYHAVILATGAALGRKMGIPGESLPGSHQASDFVGWYNGHPDYRDCCFDLSGERAVIVGHGNVALDIARILLKTTDELRHSDIAAHALEALAESKIREVQVVGRRGLLETRFSAKELQEFSMLSDCDPVLDPDDPVPDVAALPDGTDAEKRAAVSMLASFSTQISDRKRRCVFRFHLQPHAIEGRDRVERMVFSRGSSLSGDKSMPVSIDCGLVFSSIGRRSAPVPGVAYDEARGVHANVAGRGPHQATYVCGWSKRGPQGTIGTNRACAVETVQHVLADLSSNGHRVLADADALIARLAGKHGVHIDFASWQAIDAAELEQGRLAGKPREKFLSVDQMISVVTKRRTAC
- a CDS encoding ferredoxin family protein; protein product: MTYVVTDQCSGCRYTECVTVCPVECFHIDEEMTYIDPDNCIDCGGCAPVCPVGAIHASYLLPADKQEWIEINRRRAAETPVVASRLPPLPGAEERRQALTS
- a CDS encoding molybdopterin-containing oxidoreductase family protein, with product MARSVVVGACPHDCPDTCSILTTVEDGKALAVRGNPDHPFTRGRLCVKVNNYQDRVYSDKRLLYPMRRVGPKGSGQFVRISWDDALEEIAIRWKDIIASHGAQAILPYSYLGTQGILNGLNVGDPLFNKLGASVSERTFCDSGSCTAYMMTIGHTPGVDPESFVHSKYIILWACNTLSTNSHHWPFIEEARKSGAKLVVIDPVRTRTARLADWHIPIRPGTDGALAMAMMHVIITENLVDRDYVDKHTLGYDELVERVAEYTPEFASLETGIPVDDILKLAREYATTPAAVVRIGVAVERHAGGGQTVRAIACLPALIGAWKHVGGGLLQLPIWAFPVNWGGLMRPDLQPEKMRVINSWRLGQALTGALELDPPIRALFVYNANPMAMVTEQEKLEQGLGREDLFTVVSEHFITDTARYADILLPATTQLEQKDIMFSWGHLYLSYNNPAIEPLGEAVSNTELFRRLAGALGIDDPFFFRSDDEMIEASMDWASPVLEGITLDQLKQSGYMRLNMPAADRWAPHRDGNFPTPTGKCEFKSTLAESGNFVAPLFRQGYGGDQSGEAVDPLPHYIRPNESPATHPVLAQQYPLSLISPKSHAFLNSNYGNLPAQIAQAGEEQAVLLHPDDASERGIIAGAPIRVFNDRGMFEAFATLSPDVMRGVVVAPSGYWQRSNRKGATVHAVTPPAYADLGRAPTFSDALVQVAMA
- a CDS encoding AraC family transcriptional regulator gives rise to the protein MLGHSVDKYVTGSMLETSNAHGWTNMLAERWSHAPGELPSLVPRETEIAILLRGRSVVDRIGGGMRQYTQARPGTIWLCPAGIEEEFINVTESIDDCLHIFLSGQPFDETILREHDIDPARVELRYESIASDPFIEFIATEILKEMAEESPAGRLLMETLAISLSAHLIKRYSATDLRPKQPSAQDRPLDQKRLSRVKDYIDAHLENDFTVVDLASIACMSVAHFARSFRAATGKTPHNYVRDLRLELAKQRLTRDDSHIAEIAFAAGFSSQANFTKAFRSATGLTPAKFRVMTALRTPQRNKN